The genomic segment GGCTCGGGCTCGGGCTTCGGCTCGGGCTCGGGCTCGGGCTTCGGCTCGGGCTCGGGCTTCGGCTCGGGCTCGGGCTCGGGCTCGGGCTCGGGCTCGGGCTCGGGCTTCGGCTCGGGCTCGGGCTCGGGCTCGGGCTCGGGCTCGGGCTCGGGCTTCGGCTCGGGCTCGGGCTTCGGCTCGGGCTCATCGACGGGCACCGGTCCACCCGGCTCATCCGTGGCGGACGCCGGCGCCCCGGCGGCCTTCTCGGACGCGGCGAGCTGATCCCGGACCTGGGCGAAGGCGGCGGCGAGCGTGTTGTCGATGCCGCCCTCCGGCTCCTGCACGGCGTCCGACATCGAGTAGCTCCGCTCGGTACGCGGTCGCCGCTCGGTCCGTTCCGCCCGCTCCGTCCTCGGTGCCGGAGCGACCGGCTCGGGCCGCGCCGGCGGCTCCTCCGCCTGCTTCAGGCTGAGCCCGAGGCGATGCCGCTCGGAGTCGAGGGAGATGATCTTGAGCTTGAGCGTCTGACCTTCGTGCACGACGTCGCCCGGATGCGCCACGCGCTGGTGGGACAGCTCGCTGATATGGATGAGACCCTCGAGCCCGTCGCGCACCCGCACGAAGGCACCGAAGTTCACGAGCTTCGTCACCGTGCCGTCGATGATGTCGCCGACGTTGTAGTCGGCTACCGTCGAGTGCCACGGGTCCGGCTGGAGGCGCCGGATCGAAAGGCTGATCCGACCTCGCTCGTGGTTGATGTCGATGACCTCGGCCTCGACCTCCTCGCCGACCTTGTAGCCGGCCTCGGGGTTGTTGACCTTGTTCCACGAGAGCTCGCTCTTGTGGACGAGCCCATCGATCCCGCCGAGGTCGATGAACACGCCGAACGGCGCGATCGAGCGGACGGTCCCCGTGACCTTCTGGTTCACCTGGAGACTGCTGAACAGCTCGTCGCGCTTCTCGCGACGCTCCTCGTACAGGGCCACCTTCTCGGACAGGATGAGCCGGTTCGCCTTGCGGTTGACCTCGAGGATCTTGAGGCGAAGCTTCCGCCCCACGAAGGGCATGAGCTTTTCCGCGATCTCCTGTGCCGCATCGCGCGGCTGATCGTTCTGCGGGCGCCGCGGGAAGTCGACGATCTGGCTGATCGGCACGAAGCCGCGGATGCCGCAGTCGACGATGAGGCCGCCCTTGTTATGGTCGATGACCGGCGCCTCGATGATCACCCCGGCCTCGAACTGCTCCTGCATGGCCCGCCACTTGCGCTCGAGCCCGGCGCGACGCAGGGAAAGGACGACGTGACCTTCCTGCGACTCGGGTTGGAGGACATAGACGAGCACGGTGTCACCGACGTTGAGGGCAGGCGACGACTCCGCATTGCGGCCGTAGAGCTCGCGATTCGAGACGACTCCCTCGCTCTTCGCACCGATGTCGACGAGGATCTCGTCCTTGTCGATGCGTACGACGGTGCCCTCGACGACATCGCCGTGCTTGAAGCTCTTGATATCCGAGTCCTGCTCGGCGAGGAGCTCCTCCATCGTCGACGGCTCGGGGCCCGACCTCGCCGCAGACCGGGGCTCGGGGTCCGCAGCCGGCGCCTCCGCCATCTCGGACGGACTCACCTCGCCCGGGACCGCGCCCTCAGCAGTGGCCGGCTCGTCGGCCGCTGCTGACTCAGCGACGGCGACCAGCTCGGCCGTTGCCGCCTCCTCGGCCGTTGCCGGCTCCCCGGTTGCTGCCGGCTCCTCGGCGTCGGGTTCGGCGGAGAGGGATGACGCGGTCGTCTCCAACTCCGTCTCGGGATCATTCGCCGCGATCGTGGTGGCGGGCTCGTCGACGACGGCGACCGTCGCGACGGCTTCCTCAGACGCCGGCTCGGCGACCGGGGCGAGAGCCTCCGGTTCCGGCGCGGTCCCGCCCAACTGCTCTTCGGTCAACTGACGGTCACTCCTGTCTATGGATGGCCCCGGACAGGCGAACAGCTCGGGCGCCGCCCGAGCTGTCAGGATGATCAGCTGGTCCGTGCTTGCTGGGCCGCGGTCCGCTCCTCCTTGATCAAGGTCGGGAAGGCGTCTTCTTCTGTCCGGCGCTGAGGCCGGGAGAGTCTAGCACGGGGTCACCGCCGCTACAATTCGGATCCGATGCCCGAACTCCCCGACCTGACCATCGTCGCGGAGGCGTTCGACGCAGCGCTCAGCGGTCGCCTCGTTGTCGGCGCCCGAGCCCTCGCCCCCCTCGCACTCCGCGGTACGCCCGCCGAGCTCGCAGGGCTCGTGGACCAGACGGTTACCGGGATCACACGGCGCGGCAAGTTCCTCGTCATCCACCTCGGCCGCGACCGGGTCGTGGTCAACCCGATGCTCACCGGTCGGTTCCAGCTCGCGGGACCAGAGGAACGCCTTCCACCCAAGACCGCGGTCATCCTGCGGTTCGCCCGTCGGCAGGGCGGCCCCACCGCTCCGGCGCCCTGGACCGCGGGCGCAGCCTGGATGCCGGCCGACACGGCCGAGGTCGAGGTCCGCTATCGCGATCCGACCCAGATGGGAAAGGTGTATCTGCTGCCCGCCGGGATCGATCGCCCGGTTCCCGGCCAGGGGGTGGGCGAACAGGGTCCGGACGCGGATGACTCTGCACTCACGCTCGTCGAGTGGCGGAGCCGGATCCGGCGTCACCCGGGCGAACTGAAGAACCTCCTGCGCAACCAGGCGTTCGTCGCCGGGATCGGCAACGCGTACAGCGATGAGATCCTCCACGCCGCCCGGCTGCTCCCGTTCCGAAAGCGGTCCAGCCTTGCGGCCGAGGAGGTCGACGCGCTCTACGAGGCGACCCGCGCGACCCTGGCCCGAGCTCTCGACGTCCTGCGCGTGCGCGTCCCGCCGACATTCGAACGCCAGGTGCGCGACTTCCTCGCCGTCCACGACAAGGGTGGCGAGCCGTGCCCGCGGTGCGGGACCAGGATCACCGAGATCCGTCCCGGCGGATCGATCACCTCGTACTGTCGCGGCTGCCAGCGCTGATCGATCCTTCACCGGCCGCCTCCGTCACCGGATCTTCAGGACCTGACCCGGGTGGATGAGGCTCGGATCCGCGAGTCCGTTCAGCGCCTGGATCGCCGCGGCGGTCGTACCGAACCTCGCGGCGATCGAACTGAGCGTGTCGCCCGGGCGCACGACGTACGTCACGGCGGCGGAGGGACTCGGACCTTGGGTCGCCGCACCCGTCGGCGCGGGGGTCGTGCTCGGCGTCGGC from the Chloroflexota bacterium genome contains:
- the rpsA gene encoding 30S ribosomal protein S1, coding for MTEEQLGGTAPEPEALAPVAEPASEEAVATVAVVDEPATTIAANDPETELETTASSLSAEPDAEEPAATGEPATAEEAATAELVAVAESAAADEPATAEGAVPGEVSPSEMAEAPAADPEPRSAARSGPEPSTMEELLAEQDSDIKSFKHGDVVEGTVVRIDKDEILVDIGAKSEGVVSNRELYGRNAESSPALNVGDTVLVYVLQPESQEGHVVLSLRRAGLERKWRAMQEQFEAGVIIEAPVIDHNKGGLIVDCGIRGFVPISQIVDFPRRPQNDQPRDAAQEIAEKLMPFVGRKLRLKILEVNRKANRLILSEKVALYEERREKRDELFSSLQVNQKVTGTVRSIAPFGVFIDLGGIDGLVHKSELSWNKVNNPEAGYKVGEEVEAEVIDINHERGRISLSIRRLQPDPWHSTVADYNVGDIIDGTVTKLVNFGAFVRVRDGLEGLIHISELSHQRVAHPGDVVHEGQTLKLKIISLDSERHRLGLSLKQAEEPPARPEPVAPAPRTERAERTERRPRTERSYSMSDAVQEPEGGIDNTLAAAFAQVRDQLAASEKAAGAPASATDEPGGPVPVDEPEPKPEPEPKPEPEPEPEPEPEPEPKPEPEPEPEPEPEPEPKPEPEPKPEPEPEPKPEPEP